In the genome of Rhodospirillales bacterium, one region contains:
- a CDS encoding TRAP transporter substrate-binding protein yields the protein MNKILLVVVLVVGLVVGYLGANVMSQDGPQQAGDATTTAATDAGDATDPGATGATTVRWKMPSTFPGNLVILGSGGKEFVERIEEVSGGTINIQFFEPGALVPALEIFDAVSTGAVDAGWSTPGYWAGKIPALQFFTAIPFGPLPGEVMAWLRYGGGNELFTELYAGHNIHPVHCMMISPEGSGWFRNPIESVDDLQGLKMRFFGLGAKVMEKVGVSTQLLAGGDIYPALDLGTIDATEFAQPVIDFDLGFYQVAKHYYLPGWHQPTSFSEFIVNMDQWQTLSVAQQAQVETTCAESILKSYGLAESLQPDALVQFEERGVTVHQWEPEFLAVFENAWNEVVEEEAAKDADFARVWTSLSEFREKYKTWGDRGYLP from the coding sequence ATGAATAAGATTCTGCTCGTGGTCGTACTCGTAGTCGGCTTGGTTGTTGGATATTTGGGCGCAAATGTCATGTCGCAGGACGGCCCGCAGCAGGCCGGGGATGCGACCACCACGGCGGCAACCGACGCCGGTGACGCGACGGACCCGGGAGCGACCGGCGCCACCACGGTGCGGTGGAAGATGCCCAGCACCTTCCCTGGCAACCTCGTCATCCTCGGAAGCGGCGGCAAGGAGTTCGTCGAGCGCATCGAGGAAGTGTCGGGCGGCACCATCAACATCCAATTCTTCGAGCCCGGTGCCCTCGTTCCGGCCCTCGAGATCTTCGACGCCGTGTCCACCGGCGCGGTGGATGCCGGCTGGTCCACGCCGGGTTACTGGGCCGGCAAGATTCCGGCCCTGCAGTTCTTCACGGCGATTCCGTTCGGCCCGCTGCCGGGCGAGGTGATGGCTTGGCTGCGCTACGGCGGCGGCAACGAGTTGTTCACCGAGCTGTACGCCGGGCACAACATCCATCCCGTCCACTGCATGATGATCTCCCCCGAGGGATCCGGCTGGTTCCGGAACCCCATTGAAAGCGTGGACGATCTGCAGGGCCTGAAGATGCGCTTCTTCGGGCTGGGCGCCAAGGTGATGGAAAAGGTCGGCGTGTCGACCCAGCTGCTGGCCGGCGGCGACATCTATCCGGCGCTCGACCTCGGCACGATCGATGCCACCGAATTCGCGCAGCCGGTCATCGACTTCGACCTCGGGTTCTACCAGGTCGCCAAGCACTACTACCTGCCCGGCTGGCACCAGCCGACGAGCTTCTCCGAGTTCATCGTCAACATGGACCAGTGGCAGACCCTGAGCGTGGCGCAGCAGGCGCAGGTCGAGACGACCTGCGCGGAAAGCATCCTGAAGTCGTACGGACTGGCCGAGTCCCTGCAGCCGGATGCGCTAGTGCAGTTCGAGGAGCGCGGCGTGACCGTGCACCAGTGGGAGCCGGAGTTCCTCGCGGTCTTCGAGAACGCCTGGAACGAGGTGGTCGAGGAAGAGGCCGCCAAGGATGCGGACTTCGCCCGGGTATGGACCTCGCTCTCAGAGTTCCGCGAGAAGTACAAGACGTGGGGTGATCGGGGCTACCTGCCATAG
- a CDS encoding FAD-binding oxidoreductase: MSRSMDVLVIGAGIAGASVAARLAPHGRVVVLEREPMPGYHTTSRSAAFLTESYGNPSIRALTRASRTFFEQPEEHFEAPLLFGSGGALFIARADQEEAFDREFQTASSLDPSIIEVTPDEAAERVPVLRPGYVAHAYFEAAGREMDVDRIHQGWLRTLRAHGGETICNAEVRAIERHDGLWQVDTPQGRFRAPVLVNAAGAWCDVIGRMAGCQPIGLVPKRRTAIVFAAPPDVEIGDWPVTLDVEEQFYFRPDAGRILASPADETDSPPCDAQPEELDIAIVAERIKLATTLTIDRIQNRWAGLRSFVADRTLVIGEDPEQSGFYWLAGQGGYGIMTSPAAAAAGAALITGASWPTELADEGLAPDTFAAARPGLGR; this comes from the coding sequence ATGTCACGGTCGATGGATGTACTGGTAATCGGGGCCGGCATCGCCGGCGCGTCGGTCGCCGCGCGGCTCGCCCCCCATGGCCGGGTGGTCGTGCTGGAGCGCGAGCCGATGCCCGGCTACCACACGACCAGCCGGTCCGCGGCGTTCCTCACCGAGAGCTACGGCAACCCGTCGATCCGGGCGCTCACGCGCGCCAGCCGGACCTTCTTCGAACAGCCCGAAGAGCATTTCGAGGCGCCGCTGCTGTTCGGATCGGGCGGCGCGCTGTTCATTGCTAGGGCGGATCAGGAAGAAGCCTTCGACCGGGAATTCCAGACCGCCAGTTCACTCGACCCGTCGATCATCGAGGTGACCCCGGACGAGGCGGCCGAGCGGGTGCCGGTCCTCCGGCCGGGCTACGTGGCGCACGCTTATTTCGAGGCCGCGGGCCGCGAAATGGACGTGGACCGGATTCACCAGGGCTGGCTGCGGACGCTGCGCGCCCACGGCGGCGAAACCATCTGCAACGCCGAGGTCCGCGCGATCGAGCGGCACGACGGCCTCTGGCAGGTCGACACCCCGCAGGGACGATTCCGGGCGCCAGTGCTGGTCAACGCGGCCGGCGCCTGGTGCGACGTGATCGGGCGCATGGCGGGTTGCCAGCCGATCGGGCTCGTGCCCAAGCGGCGCACCGCCATCGTGTTTGCCGCCCCGCCGGATGTCGAAATCGGCGACTGGCCGGTGACGCTGGACGTCGAAGAGCAGTTCTACTTTCGGCCCGACGCCGGACGGATCCTCGCGAGCCCGGCCGACGAGACGGACTCGCCGCCCTGTGATGCCCAGCCGGAGGAGCTCGACATCGCGATCGTGGCCGAACGGATCAAGCTGGCCACCACGTTGACGATCGACCGCATCCAGAACCGATGGGCCGGACTGCGGAGCTTCGTGGCCGACCGGACGCTGGTCATCGGCGAGGACCCCGAGCAGTCGGGGTTCTACTGGCTGGCCGGACAGGGCGGGTACGGGATCATGACGTCGCCGGCCGCCGCGGCCGCCGGCGCAGCGCTGATCACCGGCGCATCCTGGCCGACGGAACTGGCGGACGAGGGACTGGCCCCGGACACGTTTGCGGCGGCCCGCCCGGGCCTCGGCCGGTAA
- the coxB gene encoding cytochrome c oxidase subunit II: MHIGKLAGAVLALACVATGAMAAEVVGAPVDWGLNFQVAGSEMMSELRRFHDWLLWLILAISLFVLALLVWVMVRYNASANPTPGTRTHNTVLEILWTAIPAIILVIVAVPSFRILYAADVIPPADMTIKATGYQWYWGYEYPDHGDFYFDAFIVDSADEFEEPRPFARLLSTDLPVVVPVDTTVRVLVTAADVLHSWTIPALGVKVDGVPGRLNETWFRAEREGIYYGQCSELCGDFHGRMPIEVHVVSQEAFDAWVAEAQAEFAHDSPLGEPVLLTQTAH, translated from the coding sequence ATGCACATTGGCAAACTAGCAGGAGCCGTGCTCGCCCTCGCGTGCGTCGCGACCGGCGCCATGGCAGCTGAGGTCGTGGGCGCCCCCGTGGATTGGGGCCTCAATTTCCAGGTTGCCGGCTCGGAAATGATGAGCGAGCTGCGACGCTTCCACGACTGGCTGCTCTGGCTGATTCTCGCGATCTCCCTGTTCGTGCTGGCCCTGCTGGTCTGGGTGATGGTCCGCTACAACGCGTCGGCAAATCCGACGCCGGGCACCCGGACGCACAACACCGTGCTCGAAATCCTGTGGACGGCGATCCCGGCGATCATCCTGGTCATCGTCGCCGTCCCCTCGTTCCGGATCCTGTATGCGGCCGACGTGATTCCGCCGGCAGACATGACCATCAAGGCGACCGGCTATCAGTGGTACTGGGGCTATGAGTACCCCGACCACGGAGACTTCTATTTCGACGCGTTCATCGTGGACAGCGCTGACGAGTTCGAGGAGCCGCGGCCGTTCGCACGGCTGCTGTCCACCGACCTCCCGGTCGTTGTCCCGGTCGACACGACGGTCCGGGTGCTAGTCACCGCCGCCGACGTGCTGCACAGCTGGACTATTCCTGCGTTGGGGGTGAAGGTGGACGGCGTACCCGGCCGCCTCAACGAGACCTGGTTCCGCGCCGAGCGGGAAGGCATCTATTACGGCCAGTGCTCGGAACTGTGCGGGGACTTCCACGGCCGGATGCCCATCGAGGTCCATGTCGTCTCGCAGGAGGCATTCGATGCCTGGGTTGCCGAGGCGCAAGCCGAGTTCGCGCACGATTCGCCTCTGGGCGAACCCGTGCTGCTCACGCAGACCGCCCACTAG